The Juglans regia cultivar Chandler chromosome 1, Walnut 2.0, whole genome shotgun sequence nucleotide sequence CCTTCCCGTAACTTCCCAAACTACATGTTTGTTCGTATgcccttgtttttttttttttttctcatgatCCTACTGGTATGGTTGGCATTTAATCTCACTATGGTGTTGATATCTCAATTGTCCTTCCAAACGttattccattggtcgattgtaatagactttaatggcatgaacgtacatgattttcttgtatctttagacacCCATGCATAGATGttactcttgtatatgtcccgtgtacttggcttcgcttttttcaataaaattcgtatttaccgataaaaaaagaTATCTCAACTGTCCTTCAGGTTCCTATTTTTGTAGTTTGcaacatattatattttcatcttGTCAAATTGTAAGTTGGACCAAATCTATATGTATTTATCAACACATCTTTGGTGCATTCATTGAATCCGGAAAATGTACTGCTTTGTTTATgctcataaattattttatatcatcaaAAGATTTCTGAGCTTGCAATCATTTGcctcatttttcattttgattacTTAATTGGAGAAGCCCCCATGGGAATCAACCATAGTAGGTTACCCTCCAATCCTTGGTAAAGATGAGATTAAATTCCTTTTGTTTGCTGTTTCTACTTCTAACTGTTGACTCTGCAGTTCCGAAACTTGGAAAAAGGCGTCGACATCTTGGTGGCTACACCGGGGCGATTAGTGGATATGATTGAGAGATCAAGAGTTTCACTTAGGGCAATAAAATACTTGGCATTAGATGAGGCTGATCGAATGCTTGACATGGGCTTTGAGCCCCAAATCCGGAAGATTGTCAAGGAAATGGACATGCCTCCATGCAGCGAAAGACAGACAATGTTTTTCAGTGCTACATTCCCAAGTGAGATACAGGTTGGTTGACGTTTTCCTTCTTTAACTGCTGCCCTTTTTGCGACTTTCCATGTGGGAAATTAGATGAATTATGCTTCATATAATTTTGTAGTAATGCTACAAACTACACTTCTATACCATTTTCATCCCACTATATAAAATGTGGCACTTTTCATTATCCTTGGATtgtcatttacttttttaaagaaaaatttaaaggtTGATCAGCAATGCCACCTTCCTACTAACCTTATAATAGTAGGATTAGAGCAGGATGAGGGTGTAAAAGGAGCAGGGAGACTGGACCATTTACTTCTTCGCTGTGAGGTGGCCATGACCTTATGGAATAAATTCTTTGCTAGAATGGGGgatagcttgggtgatgccaagaagGGTAGTTGATTTCCTAGCAAATTGGAGAGGCTTGTGTGGCAAGTCGCAAATCATAGCCATATGGAGGATGGTCCCCATTTGCCTATGGTGGTGtctttggagagagagagaggaatgatagaagttttgaagatcgcAATCGGtcaatggacaaacttagagttttcttttttaacacttCACTCCATTGGTTGATTGTACTAGACTTCAACGGTCTGAATATccatgaattccttgtatccCTATTCAATCATGCGCAGGTGTCTTGTATATATCCCATGTATTTGGGTTGTGCCTagttctcatcaataaaattcttatttattgatCCAAAGAAATAGCAGGACGAGGGTATAGTTCTGTAGAATTTTCCATCATTTTGACACTAGTAAAcaatatgaaatgatattttgttcCAATGAAATAGATAATTGCCAACCATCTCCCATGTATTTCTAACTTGCTTGTCAAATTCATTACATAATTCATTGTCCTATTGAGTGGTAGGGGTTCTCTTAGTTTCATGTAGCTTGAGAAAGTGCTTTTGGAGACTTTCATGTTTGATGGTACtttggaaaataatttgaaaagtgTCATTGGGATCCCTCATCTTAGATCTTAAACTTTTATTCATTGTACTCTTTCCCTCTTAGGTTGGTTCTTAAATCATTTGATGGGGATTGAGTTTATCTATTTGGGTCGTAAATGCAAGGTCCTAATGAGCATCATGTGCCTTTTGGTTCTTGGTTATAGACTTGGTCTTTTGATGAAAAGTAAGGGTCTTGTTCATTTGAGGCTTTCCTGTTGACTGCTACCTCCAAGGTTAATTATGCAGTTTGATTTTGGTTGGGGCATTGAGCATCAGTAATGCTAATCTTTGTTGGGCTGGGGCTTGTTTCTATTCAACCATTTATTAGCTTGAGTTGTGTTCATAAAAGTCACACTTTTGTTGCATCTTGCAGAGACTTGCATCGGATTTTCTTTCAAACTACATATTTGTGGCAGTTGGAAGAGTTGGTTCTAGCACTGATCTTATTTCTCAAAGAGTTGAATTTGTTCACGATGTGGATAAAAGAAACCATCTTATCAACCTTCTACAAGGCCAGAGGATGAATGGAACCCATGGCAAGGTAGACTAACCCTTTGTTTCTTTTCAAATTAAACACCCCTTCTCTTCGTACTTGCACAGTTCTGGCATTACTTTCACACACATTTGTCTAAAgtaattgtattatttattttgcacaTTTGAACACTTGGATTGTTTTCATGAGCTAATGATCATAAACtgtacttgtttttttttatcaaaaaaaaaaaaaaaactttactttGTTTTGCCACAGAATGCTTTGACCTTAGTATTTGTGGAGACAAAGAGAGGAGCAGATGCATTAGAAAACTGGTTGTCCATGAAAGGTTTTCCAGCAATTGCAATTCATGGTGACAAAGTGCAAATGGTTAGATCACATTCTCTCTCTTGCTTGCACCGTTTCTGTATATGAGCTAAGATCAGTTTCTGTTTTCTGCTTGCTATGCTGCACAAATTTGGTGCAGCTTTTCtgaaagtttttattttgatgtacAGCATATGTAGGAATTCCTTCGTATTAATGCAAGTGGGTGCTCTATTATGTTGAGTGCCATGTGAGTGATTAAGGGAAAGGTTCTATTTCGATTTCCCTCGTAATAAATGTGAATAACTGAAGTTATGAGTATTCAGATTGAAGTATAAGGAAGAACTTCTGTTGTTGTTATGTTCAAGTGTCAATTTACAATACGTCTTTAGGATGCAGTTGCTCTCCTAGAACTATAGTTGATGGAAATGAGAATAAgtcaagttttcattttttttttttatataaatcaattataaattattcatttatCTTTTTGCAGCAGAGGCGTTATTCTATTGTATGTCTTCCATTATAACAGAAAggattagaataaaaattatgattCTCGCCAAGAATGGGTTTGAGATATATTACTTGGTGCATAtgctatcttttatttatatattggttGGTATCTTCATGTTTACTTATTAATTGTGAAGGAGAGAGAACGAGCTTTGAAATCTTTCAGAAGTGGTACCACTCCCATTTTGGTGGCAACAGATGTTGCTTCACGAGGTTTGGACGTCCCACATGTTGCCCATGTCATCAATTTTGACTTGCCAAAAGACATAGATGACTATGTCCACAGGATTGGGAGAACAGGTCGTGCTGGTAACTCCGGTCTGGCAACTGCATTCTTCACTGAGAAGAACCTGCCTCTTGCAAAGGCACTTGTTGAACTCATGCAGGAAGCAAAGCAGGAAGTTCCTCTTTGGCTTAGTGATTATGCTAAGAGAGCATCTAATGTTGGTGGTACTGGTCGAACTAACCGATTTGGGGGCAACAAGTTTGGTGGCTATGATTTCCGAAGAGATGCTCAATCTGAGAGTGAGAATGATTACTATTCAAGCACTTGTGGCAATGCTGCTGCTTCCTCTTATGCTCTTTCTCATGCTGTTGCAACCAGTGATGATTATGCTGCTGCTAATTCCTATGGCAACACCGGTGTTGATTCTTATACTTCTGGTTCGTATGGATACGGACATAATTTTTCATCTGGTGGCGCCAGTGGTTGGCACTAGACCAAAAGGGCCTCATTCCCCCTCTGTCGACATCTTTTTGACTAGAACCAGCATGGTTGCGCATGGTATATAGTAAGTACACATCGGAAACAGATTTGAGTATAATCCTACAGTAGTCCGTAGTCTTTCAGATGGTCTTCTACACAGGAAATTGAAGTTCTACTGACgtgcttttgttttgttctgttgAGGGAACTATGGCATAGCTCTTGATTACCTCCTTTTGAGCctctaaaaaatgaaaaggctatttctagtttcttttcatttctctttattgaaaTGTATCTCTCATCAATTGAGTATGTGACTTCTCTATGTAGCTGTTTGTAACGAAGAAACTATTCGTATCGACTTTAATATCAGCATTGCCCTGCGACCCCATGTGGGATTTCGGCCtaattttcctctctttcttttttccccctttaACATATCTTTATTGTTGTTGAATAGTTGTGTTAAAAATttaaccattgatccaaaagtctTAAGAACGTTGGATactaattttgttaaatttttaacCTTCAAGATCATAATATTTTACCACGTTTTCGAATTTGACATCCACAGCAGTTCACTCTATCGATATTGACTCAGTGgtagctttttttcttttggcggTTTCGCTCATCTATAAGTATTTAATGACTTAACATCATGCCCATACAAAGTATCAAGACATTTTAATCAGCCTATAGGTTGATCTCCTATGACTTGAATTCGTGACGTGATCTCTACTTTGATACTAATTGTTAAAGACTTAACCATTAATTCAAAAGTTTTAAGACTGTTGAATACTAATTTGGTTAGATTTTTAATCCTCAAATCATAACAGGTTGATTCTTGTGTGGAGCTGAACAGGGGATTAGTGGTTTAGATCCATGTGAAAggaaaatcaaagaaatatgGACAACAGTTGGAATTCAGTTGAACGTGAAAAAACAAgaagtatgcatgcatgcatgcatgtacatatatatggtATGCTGATATTATTCACATCGACTGGTTTAACTGAGTATCCAAGAAAGTGGAATACTTGGGAGAGCTTGAGAAAAAAGATGCAAAAGCCCAACGGCGGATGTAAGCTGATTTACTACGGGGAACTTTATCAAAATTTGTTGTatgctttttctcttttaagttaaaaatacaTGCCAACTGAATCTTGATGTTTTTGTGAGATTCATTTGCTCTGTGAATGAATGTTGtttataagatgagaattttgataagaaatatttttctacTGTTTGAaagtattgttatatttttttaagagtaatgttacacatcattcattttactattatctTTCTACTATCTCGTGATATGATATTTAATGATTGAAAACTATctgttatgttttatttatagacCAATCATTTAATACGTTGAGAGGAGAaccaaaaaaatgataaatgtaattcttttaatttgtattgGTCAACAATGAATGTGGAAtacttttctattattattattattattattattattaattgtactAATTCAAACCTTAATACCATTAATAGTTAATAATGATAACAACATTTAACCCACTagttattaaaagaaaaagttattataataatttttttatttgtctcaAAGATATGGGTGAGCATTGGCTGAATCGGAATTGATATCCCTTAAATCCGAATTCTACTCCAACTTTGACTATGTCAGAGTTTGAATTTGAACTTCGACTCCAACTTGCGTAGACTCTGATGCAACTCTAACTCCAACTTGTCAGAGTAAAGTtgggtttgagatttttttgggcttctttttcttgtgagctttcaagtttcaagtttactaaaaacattacaaaaaaaaaaaaaaaaaacaaaaacaaaaaaactagatatgaaaaaacaaaaagtatagCTACAAATATTTCATATCCTATGCAAACctggagttaaaaaaaaaataaagaaataaaaaatatacagtaAGCGTTTTAGGCTATTCTTGATATTCTAtcattcataatttcatattaataaatattcattCACTAGTATCTAATTACACTTTATTATACTACATGATacgtgttattaacttattttattagacttatttctatactaaaattatattacagtgtttaattacatattattttattatagtattatatattatttctagtgtctaagtacatgttattatattatagtgtcatgtattattaacttattatactatatttatttctatacttgcgtctaatttatttttatactatacttatttctaacgtttaattacatgttattatattataatattacacattattaacttattacactagacttatttctatacttatTATGTATGATagtaatactaaaatatttacatatactaaactattatctatttatattatagtacaagtatactattttataataattaaatcatactagtataatattaaatttaactgtATAAGTTCttattatataactatagtagttagtattatatatgatcaatatataaataatacatattttcaTCACATATGTATAATATCGAAGGCAAAATTAGAATCAAATAATAAAGTCGAAGTTGGATCGAAGTGGGGTTAGAATCGGTCAGACAATACCTCTGATTCcgattagacaaaaaaaaaaaaaaaatccaactacGATTATGATAATTTGAGATTATCTAATTGAAACTAATGGCAAGtacaaaatctttaaatatattttctacgacttaattattataaaaaaaatttgattatttcttttaattcccTATAGAATCCCAAAGAAAAATATCGATGCATATACTCACCTGTCACGATGGATCAGAATTTGACTCGTTTCTAAAATGTAaactaataatactaaaaaattaaaaattaagaaaactaatttaagaaaataaaaaagatacacAGTGTTAGGTTATGAGTTTTACTATATAATCTTTATCATATTctatactttatatttttttaaaattttaaaatttttaaaattttttttaattttttttgagtttattaaattatttatttattatttatataataaatattcgataaaaaaaaaaaaaaaaaagtgaagtgtGGAGTGGCTGTGAAGATTTCATTCTTAGGTTATATCCAGTTTCCACAACTTTGTCTTCTGTGGTATTCCTTTCCCTCCGTGTTACCATTCTCAAATCTCGTCGGACAGAGGCAGAGAGAGTTAGGGTTAAGGTTAGGGTTTAGGTCAGTCAAGCTCAATGGAAGAGATCACAGAAGGAGTGAACGCCATAAACCTGGCCGGAGACTCCCACAAGAAGAACCGGATCCAAGTCTCCAACACTAAGAAGCCTTTATTCTTCTACGTCAATCTCGCTAAGGTtcccctctctctatctctctgcaTCCTGAgcatatgtaattttatatctGTGTTTTAGGTATTTGATGCGGTTACTCTAAATCTGCATAACTAGGGGCTTTCGAATCTTCTCTAggaattattgtattgttggtaaatatttgatttttgctGTTGATTAATGATGGGTACGATTTATCTTTCATGCAGAGGTATATGCAACAGCATAACGAGGTCGAGCTCTCCGCCCTTGGAATGGGTAATGTTTCATTCTGTtatatccatttttttaaaagtttgtccatttatttatcttcacataattttttttctaaaagcaataatttttttattttataaaacacgAAGGGCAGTTCTCTTCAATCTTCATTTCGTAAATTCGCTTTACATGTTTGTAGTTCCCGTATGAATTCAATGGCCTaactatgtaattttatttatggtaGTTTATGGTCATAAATCGTAAATGTCTATCTGCAGACTGACATTACCGACCTAATGTAAGAAATAGCTGCTTATTTTACTGCTCAATCGATTATTACGTTAAATTTTTTTCCAGAGATTTGCACAGGGATTTGTATAGAACCGGGATTGAATACTACTATGGTACATTCGTCCAGATTTATCTGTTGTTTTTGGGGTGTCATTTCAGCATGAAGTAGTAATGTAATTTAATTGCCataaattgaagaaaacttCTGGTTTGCTTTGGGGGTGCTTCCAAGTTTGGATAGAGATATCCCCAAGAGTCTTGTCTGAACTGTATGGCCTAGAGTCGGAGGGAGATAAGACACATAAAGTTTGCCCTATCGCATTCATTAGGCTTTTAATGCTGCCCAAGAAATTTCTTCCGACAACTATAAATGCTGTGGGGGGTCCACTtttatgtctctctctctctctctctttctctttctctctctctctctctactctagGCCCTCGAGTTCGATAAAAAACTCTAGGAGATCTGAATCCCCTAAGCTTCTCCACCTTAGATTCCTGGAAGCCTAGGATTTTCTGCTTTGTTCTTGTAATCTTCTCTTGCTGCTGTCCCCAGAATTAACCAATATGCGGTTTTGGTGGGGTCATGTATCTGGTGTATACTCCCCACAGGTAAGTCCAGAGGGCCCTGCCTTGGTGAGGTTCCATgccataaagaaaaagaaatcctGTTGCTACTGAGTTGGTAAAAGTTACCAGATATATGTTCAAGGGACTGCTCTATTACTCCTTTGTACATTTCATTTGGCTTTTGTATTATCTGAGCATCATCCAATGTAATATTCGTAACTATATTATATTTCTGAATATTGTCCGATGTATTATACTTGTAATTATAATATGAGTTAAAGCAAATCTATGGGGATATGGTTGATTTGTTGAGTTTCTTCCCATATGGATAATTTGCATGTAACTGGCTTTGGTGGGCATTTGATAGGATTTGTTGCTTCCTGTGCTTTTAACTTACTAATTTTAGTGTTTCATTCTGACATTTCCCTTATTAGTGTGttcattttgttatattttcagctaTTGCCACGGTTGTCACTATAGcagaaattctgaaaaataatggacTGGCTGTTGAGAAGAGTAAGATTTTTTTGTCTACCCTGTACTGGTTATAAGCATACAGTTTGATTgtcataaaaaatgacattctCTTTCTGCAGGGATCATGACCTCAACTGTTGACATTAAGGATGACTCAAGGGGGCGACCGATCCAAAAGGCAAAGGTAAAGTTAATGCtaatatgttttgatgtttcCTTTTTGCTTTACCTTAACCGACATGCATGTCAATGGCAGTTTATATTAAACTGATGAACAGGATGGAGTGTTTCATCACTCACCCACAAACACATGCAACTTGTATTCTTTGAGTTGGACCCCCTAGAGTTTATAGGGCTTAGAGTGAGAAAGAGATAGATACATAAAGTGGGTCCAATATATTTATCAAGCATTTGATATTGCCTGAGAAATTTACTTGAGCAGCCATAAATGCTGATGACCCGTTTTATGTGTCCATCTTTTTCCCACTCTAGGTTGTAGATTTCGTGCAGGAACTTTTTAGGATCTAAATCCTGCATTTTCCATATTGATATGTCATCATGGTGAATTTCCCACCATATGTTGCCATTGTAAaactacttatcaaaacaaaatgttttcattgtaaaactgatttttttttttccgaataTCCCTTTGATGACAGatggtttatgtttttcttttcctgccCTCAGATTGAAATAATGCTCGGGAAGACAGAAAACTTCGATGAATTGATGGCGGCTGCCGCTGAGGAGAGGGAATCGAGGGATGGTGTTGATGGTGATGAGCAAAGTTGAAGCGGGTTGTTTCTTAGTGTCTGGTTTGCTTTGCTTTTGTTGTTCTAGTTCTGGCAAATGCACTTAAGGAGtcaattttatttacaagagATTTGTAGGAATCTATTTGTGGTCCTAATGATTTTGTAACCACCAAATTGTGTTAGTGTAGAAACCAAATGTGtttgttatttaaaaatttattttcttattggAATTTTTGGCATAGATTTTGGTAAACATACATTATGTGTTTGCTCTTTTTTGGATAGGCATCATGGTTGAAAATTTATTGTTGAATTAGTATTATAGGTTGTAAACTACATGAGATAAgcattgaaaattaaaaaactaatgcACTGCCGCATTTCAAGCTTTCTTTTGGTTTATCTATGACATGTATCCATGAATTTGATCTTGGTTTCCAAAGTTGTGTATCTACATCCGAACTATAGCCAGCCCTGATCTCAATAGACAATGAATGTTTCTTTCCACTAAAAACATTGGAcccattagccttgtgaatggggtgtataaaattattttcaaggtTATTGCTAACAGATTGGGGACGGTTTTGGGTAAGATCATTTCGAAgccacaaaatgcttttgttaagggaTGATAAATTTTGGTTCAGTCCTCATAGCGAACGAGGGACTGGATAGCAGATTAAAGGCGAGTTCCACTGGAATTATttgcaaactagatatggagaagacTTATGACCACGTAAATTGGGATTTCCTCTTGTATTTGTGGGGGAGAAGTGGCTTTGGGGCTAGGTGTCGTGCCGGCTTGATTAATGGCTGTCCTACCGGCTTTTTTAGCATCTCTTGAGGTCTAAGGCAGGGAGATCTTTTGTCCCCACTTCTCTTTGTTATCGTTAAAGGGTATTATTACTTTGTCTCATTCACTTTTTACAGATGACACACTCTTATTCTGTGAGGTTTGTGAGGCAGATAGAAACCAGTTGAGGGAAGTGAAGGCTTtgttattatgctttgaagcagcGTTGGGCCTGAAAGTTAATTAGTTGGGCCTGAAAGTTAATTATGACAAGTCAAAGTTAGTGCTAGTGGGGAACGTGAGCAACACTAGGCAACTAGCTAGTATTCTTGGGTGCAAGGTAGCTTCTCTCCCCATTACCTACTTGGGATTGCCATTGGGGACTGCCGCAAGTGCCTCATCCGTATGGGATTCAGTCATAGAGAAGACAGGAAGGAAATTGGCAGGGTAAAAGAGactgtatttgtcaaaaggtggTCGTTTgactcttattaagagtaccCTCTGTAACTTACcgacgtattttttttttatctttgttccaATTGCCTGCCATGGTAGCGGCTCGGATTTGATAAACCATATCTTAATTTCCTATGGGATGAGATAgtggatgaattcaaattttacCTAGTCAGTTGAGATAAGGCGTGTAGACGAATGAGAGACATACAGTGTGGAAATGAGCCTCTAAAGGATGCATTTCCAGCTATTTTTCGAGTGCCACGTAACCAGGATGCTTCAATAGAGGACCATATGACTCTATTAGGAGACCAAGTGCAGTGGAATGTCACATTTAGTAGAGCGGCGCAAGATTGAGAAGTGGACAcctttgaggcttttttcagcCTTCTTTATTATGTGAAGCCCAATAGACAGCAAGGTGATAGGATGTGGTGGACTCTAGTGGGTAAGGGCATTTTCTCAGTTCGATCATTTCATAAGTCTCTTTCCCAAGCCGCAAACATTCCATTCCCATGGAGGAGAATTTGGAGAAATTAGGACCCTCCAAAAGCAGTTGTTTTTTACTTGGACAATAGCGTTGGAGAGGATTCTGACTACCGACAATCTGAGGAAGCGCTAGATAGTTATACttgactggtgttgtatgtgtaagagaTCTGGCGAGACAGTGGAACACCTCTTGCTACACTGCGAGACATCTAGAGCTTTGTGGGTGGAAGTCTTTAGCTCGATTGAGCTATCCTTTGTTATGCCTGCTTTTGTGGTATATCTATTGGCCAG carries:
- the LOC109006251 gene encoding DEAD-box ATP-dependent RNA helicase 52C-like, whose amino-acid sequence is MTWSDARNDSTPKPTRPARLTYIPPHLRKKCVPVPNHNAYSLPNESTHLELRNDRGRGRGRGRGRGRFYQTERWNQNQTQTQTPFDISSKFDELDVNDDEANTESESMNLEAYEDIPVEASGSDIPTPVNTFAEIDLGEGLNRNIKRCNYVKPTPIQRHAIPIVMAGRDLMACAQTGSGKTAAFCFPIISGILNGNQFTRPNRVACPVALILSPTRELSCQIHDEAKKFAYQTGVKISVAYGGAPISQQFRNLEKGVDILVATPGRLVDMIERSRVSLRAIKYLALDEADRMLDMGFEPQIRKIVKEMDMPPCSERQTMFFSATFPSEIQRLASDFLSNYIFVAVGRVGSSTDLISQRVEFVHDVDKRNHLINLLQGQRMNGTHGKNALTLVFVETKRGADALENWLSMKGFPAIAIHGDKVQMERERALKSFRSGTTPILVATDVASRGLDVPHVAHVINFDLPKDIDDYVHRIGRTGRAGNSGLATAFFTEKNLPLAKALVELMQEAKQEVPLWLSDYAKRASNVGGTGRTNRFGGNKFGGYDFRRDAQSESENDYYSSTCGNAAASSYALSHAVATSDDYAAANSYGNTGVDSYTSGSYGYGHNFSSGGASGWH
- the LOC109006250 gene encoding uncharacterized protein At2g34160-like, translating into MEEITEGVNAINLAGDSHKKNRIQVSNTKKPLFFYVNLAKRYMQQHNEVELSALGMAIATVVTIAEILKNNGLAVEKRIMTSTVDIKDDSRGRPIQKAKIEIMLGKTENFDELMAAAAEERESRDGVDGDEQS